From the genome of Deferribacteraceae bacterium V6Fe1:
GTACTGACAAATTTTGTTACCAACCCTTTTAAAGAGCTCGACTTCTTCCCCGCTGACGGTCTTGGGATGAATCCTCTGCTCCAAAACCCCGGAATGCTTTACCACCCGCCTACACTTTACTTAGGCTTTGTTCTATTTACGATAGCTTTTGCTCATGCTTTCAGCTCACTGATTAACAATAATAACTCAAGCAGTTGGGTAGTAAATACAAGAGGATGGTCTATTTTAAGCTGGGTGTTTTTGACAATCGGTATAGTGCTCGGCGGTCAATGGGCATATGTGGAGCTTGGCTGGGGTGGTTATTGGGCTTGGGACCCTGTGGAAAATGCCTCACTCTTACCTTGGCTTACAGGCACCGCATTTTTACATTCGGCAATAATGTATGAAAGAAAAGAAAAACTGAAAATATGGACTTATGTATTGATATTGTTAACTTATGAACTCTGTATATTTGGTACATTTTTAACAAGAAGCGGTGTAATTGACTCTGTCCACAGCTTTGGAAAGTCTGCTCTTGGACCGTTTTTTATATTTTTCATACTTATTACCGGAATTGGATTTATTTACTATTTAATTGCCAATATTAAAAATATGAAAGAAGAAACAAGTTATTCTGTTGTCTCTAAAGAAGGGATGTTTTACATAACAAACTGGCTGTTTACTGCACTGATGTTAGTCATACTCTTTGGTACAACTTTACCGATTTTAACACAACTTTTCCCAAGCAAACTCAGTGTTGGGATACCTTATTATAATAAAGTATCTACCCCTTTCTTTATGCTGATAATACTTATAAGTGGATTATGTCCACTTCTCCCCTATGGTAACTCAAAAATGGCTGATATTATAAAAAATTTATGGCCATCATTTATATTCATGGTCGTGGCGACCACACTGATTTACGTTTACGGTTACACTAAACCATTGCCTTTAGTGCTTTTCGCTTTTACATCTTTCTCTTTATTTACAATTTTATTACAAATTTTCAGAGGAATTAAAAGGAACGGAATTGGTATAATTTACCGTAACAGCAGACTTTACGGAGCTTTAATCATTCACTTTGGTTTAGTTGTGTTATCTTACGGGGTAATAGCCTCTTCTTTTTATAACGTTTCTGTAGATAAGGTTGTGGCACCTGGAGAAACGATCTCATTCTATAAATATGAACTAAAGGTTGGCGATCTCGTAATAAAAGAAAAGCAAAACTATGTCTCTGTTTATTCCCCTGTTAAAGTCTATGAAAATGGAAAATATATCATAACGATGACTCCGGAAAGGAGATTTTATAACAATAACAAAGAGCCTTTTGCTGAAGTTTCAATTCATACGAAACCTCAAGGGGATCTTTATTTGATACTCGCTTCTTATTCAAAGCCCGAAAATATTATTGGAATTCAAGCCATATTTGAACCTTTTATCGTGTGGATATGGATAGGATGTGCTATAATGGTTTTAGGCGGATTGCATGGAATTTTCCCATTCAAGCGAAAATAAAACTAATTTTATAAAGCTTGACAACGTAAAAAAAAGTTATGGGCATATAGATGCACTCAAAGGGGTCTCCTTTTCTTTAGAAAAAGGGGACTTTCTTTCTATATTTGGGCCAAACGGTGCAGGTAAATCCACCCTATTGAAAATTCTCTCTGCACAAACAAGGCCAACTAAGGGTAAAGTCTATTTTAGTGGAATAGATTTGACTAAACAACCTGATGAGTTTAGAAAAACTTTTGGGGTAATATCTCACCTCCCTTTTCTTTACGAAAATCTTTCTGCTTTTGATAATCTAAAGTTTTATGCAAAAATCTATGGCGTAGACAATATAGAAGTAAAAGTAGAGGAAATTTTAAAAAAAGTTGAACTGTTAAATAGAAAAAATGATTATGTAAGAGGATACTCAAGAGGTATGCTACAAAGGCTATCTATTGCCCGAGCGCTTATCCACGACCCTGAAATTATTCTCCTTGATGAGCCTTATACAGGATTAGACCAGCACGCATCTTATCTTTTAACCAACATTCTCAGAGAGCAATTTAAAAATAACAAAACTATCATTATGGTTACCCACAATTTAAGCAGGGGCTACGACCTTGGCTCAAAAATTGCCATCATGAAAAAGGGAGAAATCGCTTTATTTGAAAAAAAAGATAACTTACCTGAAAATGAATTTGAAGATATATACATTTCAACTCTGGAGAATTGACAAGTGAAAAAATATTTCAAGACAATTTACCATATATTTGAGAAAGACATCCTTCTTGAGCTGAAATCCATAGAGGTTATAAACTCGATGCTTATATTCTCACTGCTCACTGTAATAGTATTTAGCTTTATATTTGAACCCGGTGCTGAATATAAAATAGACCTCGTTGGAGGAATATTGTGGATGGCGATAGTATTTGCAGGTATTTTAGGACTCAATAAATCTATGATGAGTGAAGTTAATGGCGGCAATCTCAACGCACTCCTTTTGGCTCCGGTTGACAAAAGTGCAATTTTCTTTGGTAAGGTATTGTCAAATTTTATATTCCTGATATTTATGGAAATAGTAACCATCCCCGTCTTTACAATTTTTTATAATGTAAACATATTTAAACATACACTCCTTTCAATCCCTGTATTTATTTTAGGGACTTACGGTTTTTCTGTACTTGGTACACTTTTTTCCATAATATCCGTCAAATCCCGCACAAGAGAGGTTATGCTTCCGATACTCTTGCTCCCTTTGATGATCCCTATTATACTCGCTGCAATACAGTCTATAAATATTTTTATTAAAGGGGATACGATTTCTGATGCTGACAGATGGATTAGATTAATCGCAGCATTTGACTTGATATTTACATTTGTTGTATATGCTATATTTGACTACATAGTTGAGGAGTGATTATGAAACTGGAAAAAGTAATCGACTTTTTATCTTTTATTCTTATCCTTGTGGCACTCTATTTTGCTTTTATTTATGCTCCGGTGGAAAAAGTGATGGGCCCTGTCCAAAAAATATTTTATTTTCATGTGGCCAGCGCTTGGATTGCCTTTTTTGCTTTTTTTGTGACATTTATATGCAGTATTTTCTTGCTTGCCACAAACAGGTATATCTTTGATGATATA
Proteins encoded in this window:
- a CDS encoding ABC transporter ATP-binding protein — encoded protein: MEFSHSSENKTNFIKLDNVKKSYGHIDALKGVSFSLEKGDFLSIFGPNGAGKSTLLKILSAQTRPTKGKVYFSGIDLTKQPDEFRKTFGVISHLPFLYENLSAFDNLKFYAKIYGVDNIEVKVEEILKKVELLNRKNDYVRGYSRGMLQRLSIARALIHDPEIILLDEPYTGLDQHASYLLTNILREQFKNNKTIIMVTHNLSRGYDLGSKIAIMKKGEIALFEKKDNLPENEFEDIYISTLEN
- a CDS encoding heme exporter protein CcmB; amino-acid sequence: MKKYFKTIYHIFEKDILLELKSIEVINSMLIFSLLTVIVFSFIFEPGAEYKIDLVGGILWMAIVFAGILGLNKSMMSEVNGGNLNALLLAPVDKSAIFFGKVLSNFIFLIFMEIVTIPVFTIFYNVNIFKHTLLSIPVFILGTYGFSVLGTLFSIISVKSRTREVMLPILLLPLMIPIILAAIQSINIFIKGDTISDADRWIRLIAAFDLIFTFVVYAIFDYIVEE
- a CDS encoding heme lyase CcmF/NrfE family subunit, giving the protein MGNFGYLLQFLGLISSAIAVILFGSSMKKESETYDKYGTLFIHIQTILITLASIILMYALATGYFKIEYVAQYTDSKLPFVYKISGFWAGQAGSLLFWGWLIALCSSIEAFRIKKYGLKYKAGVFFALALTSGFFFVLTNFVTNPFKELDFFPADGLGMNPLLQNPGMLYHPPTLYLGFVLFTIAFAHAFSSLINNNNSSSWVVNTRGWSILSWVFLTIGIVLGGQWAYVELGWGGYWAWDPVENASLLPWLTGTAFLHSAIMYERKEKLKIWTYVLILLTYELCIFGTFLTRSGVIDSVHSFGKSALGPFFIFFILITGIGFIYYLIANIKNMKEETSYSVVSKEGMFYITNWLFTALMLVILFGTTLPILTQLFPSKLSVGIPYYNKVSTPFFMLIILISGLCPLLPYGNSKMADIIKNLWPSFIFMVVATTLIYVYGYTKPLPLVLFAFTSFSLFTILLQIFRGIKRNGIGIIYRNSRLYGALIIHFGLVVLSYGVIASSFYNVSVDKVVAPGETISFYKYELKVGDLVIKEKQNYVSVYSPVKVYENGKYIITMTPERRFYNNNKEPFAEVSIHTKPQGDLYLILASYSKPENIIGIQAIFEPFIVWIWIGCAIMVLGGLHGIFPFKRK